Part of the Scyliorhinus canicula chromosome 13, sScyCan1.1, whole genome shotgun sequence genome, TAGGAGCATAATGGGATTTACATTATTTACATTATTTATTTTTAGCCCAAACTGACATTCTCAGTATTCTATGTAATATCGGATTGAAATTATGGGAATCAAATAGGAAAATTGAGTTAAGGTTGAGTTAAGCTTTATTTACATTGTATTTCGGAGCATTCTCTTTGGGTCAAATTGAGTATCCTATGTTTATTCAAATATTCTTATATTCTCGTATCATTGACAACATTTAGAAGGTGCTGTGTTACAATCTAATTAGACATAGTGAAATCCCAATGCTTTAGTGCCACCTGATCTATGATGTATATCTCAGTCTGTTTCCTGAACTGTCTGACTGCAGTCAGACCTGAGGtcaggttgttttccttggagcagaggagactgagcggGTACATGAATggcatgtataaaattatgaggggcatagacagagttgaCAAGTGGAAAATTTTCCATttggtggatgaatcaatgaccAAGGGTCAGAGATGTAAGGTAGAGGGCATGAGAGGGCGGCacagtgcacagtggttagcactgccgactcacagcgccgaggacatgGGTtccatcccgggtcactgtccatttggagtttgcacgttctccccctgtctgcgtctgtctcacccccacaacccaaagatgtgcaggacaggttcctcttaattggagaaaataaaaaaaGTGTAGGGTttaaggagatgtgaggaaaaacggtttcacccagaggatgatgggagtctggaactcactgcctgagaaGATGGTGGAGGCACAGAGGCTCCAAACAATCAAGAAGTATGTCGATGtccacttgtgatgccaaggcatacaaggctatggggcaAGTCTGGAAAATTGAATGaatttttgaccggcgcagatgcAAACGGCCAACGGGCCTTTTCGGTGTTCCAGACAGCTATGACTCTATGCCTGTGCTGTCTAGATGCATTATTATAGTCAAGTTCGCGGTTTATTGCAAGTTGTGTTTCTATTTGCATCATTACTGTAGAATCCAATTTACTTTGTTAAAGTCGAGTCTCTATTCTACAACTACACATTAAAAATATATCCTGTTCATGCTCAAAACTTTAATATAATATATATTTAGAGAGTGATTGAGAATTAAATTGTAAACTGTATTTTCTTCCATTCAGTACCCTTTTGCCTTTCATTGCAGACGCTTGTGCAGATTGGATCTATTTCAGTCTCTCTTCCAAGTTTAATCAAGAACAACTGTGCACGGTGATATTGAATTCTTCTTTTTCCCATGAAGCTTACTTGGTTGATTGAATATTGATGTGGCTTGTTGTTTCTGAATTGGTTCACTGGCATTTTAACTGCCTGCTTATTATTAGAAACGAATTGGATTGTTTTTGTTTGTACTCCAGCCAGGGCAATCGGTAGCAGGTGGTCAGGGCATTAGCAGCTGACGGTTAAGATGAGAGAATTTGTTGAGAGGTTTAAATGAAGATCGACTTTCAAGGAACTATGTTCATTCAGTGGATGTGAACAATCATTGGAAATACACAAGGAATCAGCAGTGTTCATCAGGGTGCCATGATGCGAAAATATTTAAAGATCTCTGCTTCCTCGTTAtgtttataataatctttcttagtgtcacacataggattacattaatgctgcaatacattaacactgcaatgaagttactgtgaaaagcccctgatcgccacattatggcgtctgtttgggtacactgagggagaattcagaatggccaatccacctaatctgcacatctttggacagtgggaggaaaccagagcacccggacgaaacccacgcagacacggggagaacatgcagactccacactgatggtgacccaagccgggaatccaacctggaaccctggtgctgaagagcaacagtgctaaccactgtgctgccatgcggTTTATTGGAGCGATGGGCCAGAAAAATACCAAGATGGCCGTTTAAATAATTGGCGAATTGTTCAATTCTGCTCCTCTCCCTCAGAGTCACCAATTGGTATTGTCTGAGAAATCTTTGACATTTTGAAGAGCCCATTAGGTACAGCATTTACTATGGAAACTCAAGGTGGCAGTGGTAATTCCTGATGTTAAAACTGAGAACTAATGCCACTCCAGTATATTAATAGTTAAGGTTGAAGGGAGATTGTCTGTTATTGATTGACATGATTTACATAGTGCACCTGCGATAGTAATCTGCAGGGATAAATCATCCTGAATCACATAGCAAACTGGAGTTTGAGTGGTATTTCCGGTCCCGCCCATCACAGGAACCATCGCAGGCAAAACAGGCAATTTGACGAAGCATTAAAGGGCGGGGCTTCACGTTCAGGACGGGCGCGACCGGAAAATCCAACGTTTAAATGGTACTAtgaaaggttaacatgcaggggTGCCTTGACACTGTGATATTGATGCCCTCGATGTTACAATGGCTAGTTGTGGTGTTCATACAGTAGGAGTAGGACTCTGTGATAATAGTCCTTTTTTGTGATTAGCATTGGAACTACTCTAACATTTCAACTAAATATGGTAATCCACTTGTTGCGATAGATAAAAACAAGAGGTGAAATGGGATAGAGATGTTAAATTACAGGTTACCTTTTTAATTCCTTAATTGGATGTAGGTGtctctggctaggtcagcatttatttcacACCcttactgcccttgagaaggtggtgctgctgatttgTTTCTGGAACCGTAGCAGTCCTGGtgctagggagggaattccaggattttgacccggcggTATTGAAGGACAGGCGACCTATTTCCAAGTCaccatggtgagtgacttggaaggaaaattccaggtggtggtgttcccatgattgctgctcttgccctcctagatggcagaggtcatgcGTTTGGAATGTGTTGCGGAAGAAGCCTTGGCGAATTCCCGCCATgcaccttgcagatggtacagATGGCTTCTATTTTTGTGTCGCTGGTGaagtgagtgaatgtttgtggatgatgtgctaatcaagcgggctgctttgtcttcgACCCTCTCATACTTCTTGAGCGAATTTGGAGCTGCACATGTCCAGGAAATTACAGAATATTCCAACACATTCCTAtcgtgcaccttgtagatggtgaacaggatttggggagtcaagaggtgagttaggATTCTCCGCAGGAtttctaacctctgacctgccttTGTAGCCACAATAGTTATAATAATGGTCACGTTCAATTTCTTATCAATGGACACCCCCATGATGTTAATAGTGGTCGATTCATAGAaaaatagaaacataggaaataggagaaggaggaggccattcagacattcacacctcctccgccattcagtgtgatcactgctgatcatccaaatcaatagccTGATACCGCCTACACCCCACGCCCCCATATTCTTTGGGCCCCATCATCCCATTGTTATATCAAACTGTTTCATGAAAGTCTTTTGGACTCAACTGCTTTCAGTGGATAGCGAATGCCACAGTCCCGCCACTTGCTCTGTGAAGGAATTTATTCTGAAAtaagtcctaaatggtctgctcAGTATCCTCAGTCTGTGGTCCCTGATTCTGTCCATCCCAAGCATCGGGAAAATCCTTCTTCCTGCccttttttgttctttttaaaaaatttagaatatccaattcagctTTTTCAATTAAgtcacaatttagcgtggccaatccacctaccctgcacttctttgggctgtgggggtgaaacccacacaaacacggggagaatgtgcaaactccacacggacagtgacccagagcggggatcgaaacctgggacctcggcgccgtgaggcagcagggctaacccactgtgccaccgtactgccaccAGGAAaacccttcttgcatctacctcaTCTAGTCCAGTTGGAATACTGTAGGTTTCTATGCgatttcccctcattcttctgcacTCCAGCAAATAAAATCCTAACCGACTCCAATCTTCATCATATGTCAGtgctttcatcccaggaatcaggctgGTAAACATTCGTGGCATTCCCTttagagcaagaatatccttcctcagataaggtgaccaaatggcataattctgctcctgtatcttatggtccTATTGTCTTATGTTGAAAATTTCCGATTCCAAACTCACtttgtctgtgtctcactctgggtgTGCTGTCTTACACTGCCTGGGCACCTTCAACGTTGGTAATACTATAGAATGTTAATGGTAATTATTAGATCCTCTTTTGctggagatagtcattgtctgGAGCTGGTGTAtggcgaatgttacttgctacttgtccAGAACTTGttgaatttggacatggactgcgttagtatctgaggagtcacggctgaacattgtgcagtcatcagcgaacatccccacttttgatgaTGTGATGAGAACAATTCTCCAATTGAATTAAAAAGAGAAATAAGCCTCTTTAAGTTTCTGGTGTCTgactattttcgggattgggcaGTAGATTTACAGAAGACCACCTTCTGGATTTTTTTAGCCATTTTTTGCTATCAGCATATGATTTAGTGAGTTATGCAAATAATCCTCTGGAAAATTAGAAATCAAAATCTCAACACTGGGAATGAGGACTACATTAACTGTCGGTGACTTCTTCCAGATGTTCTTCGTGGCTTCATTTGGTTTCTTTCTTACAGAATGATGATTCTTTCTCTCAAAGTGAAGAAATTGTATATGCAGACCTGCATTTGTTGGTATTACCAGGACGGCCAGGCGGATATTCCCCAGAAACCCCAATTCTGACACATTCGCAAGATTTAACTCATGCACAAGGAGATTGTTCAGCAGAGCCAGTATACACACAAGGCGATTTCTCCTCAGATCAAAATGTACGCGTGGATTTATCAGCAAATTTGACACAGATacaaggagattttgtgggagaggAACGTAGTGAATATGCCTCTCTCAACATGATAAACAATCAATCGCAAAATTAAGATGGGGCGAGATGAAAACAAGAGAAAAGTTAACAATAATTGTCAACctgagagtttaaaaaaaattaccttCAATAAAATCTGAATTGGTACATTTCCCCAGGCATGGCCTTTGCTCATTTCCATCTTTGTTTATTAACTTTAAGTTTGGATCAAGCCAATGTTTTTATGCTTGATGGCATCTGGAATGGATCCCAAGGTGTAATTCACGTCTTGCCCACTAATTTGGCATTACATTGAGAACTTGCTGTATTCAGTGGCTTCCATGTGATCCCTGACAGCACATAGTAAACGGGACGCATTGACAGCTGTCCAGCAGCAGCGAGACATATACACAAATCCTGAAACATTACACAGCAAGTTCACCAACCAGTTGAAAATATTTGTGTGCCACTTGCCCCTGTAAATAgtgaaattgaaaatgaaaacgcAAAAATGATTCAAAACGATATAAACTTCTGATTCGTTTCAGTTGCTGGAGCCAAGAAATGTGATGTTGGCAGAGGGTCTTTGGGTATAAGGGGAGCTTGGGGGGAAACTGCACTCCTCCTTGGAACTGGGCCTAATAAACATTTGCAAGATGATATTGTCGTGTACTTCTTACACGTAGCCCGGGAGGCCCAAGGACAGGGTACAATAGGTTAGTTGTGATACAAACATGGAGAGAACCCTAGTTAACCTTTCAGGTCTGTGACATTTCATCAAAATTCTTCAAACTATTGCGTTTTGTACCACTTAAAGTGAAACAAAACCTTAATAATTTCTTATTGTGGTAGCTTTACCTGAATTAAACAATCCACCCTCCCATTGTACGGGTCTCAAGGCCTTTCGTTTTCTTTGTATTTCCCCCCCTATTGTCGGcatttttctttccctttttttATAATCCCAGTTGAAATTATAACAGGCAGGTGGGATTCCTGAATAGACTCTGGCTCAAAAGGTCataatttttacttttgttttagaaaaCGTGGATGACCAGAGTAACAGTAACTATTAGCTTCCAACAACAAAGTACAATATTAACAGTTTGACTATAACAAAATACTCATTCACTACCACTTACCTTCATAAATGTACACAAATGTTAAGGCTAACACAAGTTGCAAAATATATCTTATGCTATAATGTTCTCAGTAAACAGACAGCCCCTTTAAAGCCACAGGCTGACTGTGATCAGACAACACCCCACTCTGCAACAAATTGGCAGATGTCACTCAATCGATCTTCCATTGATGTCTCCTTAAGttttccccagatcattatcacaTGAGTGTTTCCATATTCCAATTAAAAAGACATGCATTAAAATATTCTTTTAACCAATTCTTTCCATCAACTGTTTTCatcaaggatccacctccaggctTTCCAAATATCCTTTCAATCAAAGCTTTCTCTCAGCTGTTTTATAAAGTTTCCGCCTTTAGTTTTTCCACACTTCTTTCACAATTCCTTTGTCTTGAATTGAAACATGCATCCAACATTTTAAACAAAACTCAGGTATTCAGTCCCCTACCAAATGCTACTGTTTTCAAAGGTTGGACAGAAGGACGCAGAACTTACGATTGTAAATGTCTGGGTTTTCCTGCCAACTGAACTCAGGTCTGCACCTCCAGCACAGTCTTTAACTTCAGAGACCTATCGTGTTAGAATTGaagttcattttttttctttaacttCAAACTTCCTGGAAACATCTAACTTCTAGATCTAACTGCCCTTTAGCTTCTCTGGAGCTTGCTTTTATGTCCATTATTTCATTGTGCAGCTTTCCTGTCTCTCGTCGAGATGAACGCTGTTCCTTTTCCACCATCCTCTCACCTCCTGCTCTGCTTTTCAGTTAAATTGAAACTCAATAAACTATTTTCCCGAAAAGTGGTCTCTGGTTGCGAGCAGCATCTTATTCTTTCCCCAATATCTTATCATTTAAATGTGGTAAACTCTCTGAACACAACAGAAATACAGTTGGATCTGAAAGCAAAATCCGCACACATGCAAACAATGCTGTTTAGTCTGAATCTAACTGGAATTCTAACACAGAACACTAACTTGAACCCATTTGAACCCATACTTTATAtctaatatttaacaatataATTATAGATCACTTAAAACTACCTCTAGTTTCCTGACATTTCGTTTACATTCAATTTTTTCAGAAGTTAACACCAAATATATTTCCATTATGCTATTGCATCGTGCATCCTAAATCCTTACTATGCGGTGCATAAAAGTAAATTCTCCTCattcctccttcccttcttaTACCAACAACCTGATATATGTGTCTTTTGGATACTCAATGTCCTGGAAATAGAAAGTGACACATACAATCGATGGACTGAACTAAATTTACCGAAGTTTACATTTTTTTTCACGACACAGCGCGAGAGATTGGAGCCGCTGAGCCCCTTTGATAACTTGGTGCAATTGGATTGCTTGAATTTGGTTTTGACTTTATGATTTCCAACCTTTGATGATCTGTCTCAATGGCAACAGGAGTGTTTCTGAATTTGAGGTTGGTCTTTATTATCATCAGGCTGCAGAGTTGCATTATCAGGCACAGCTCACCGGACTGCCGCTACCATAAATTGGACCAGCCAAGGTTCCAGTAAGATGAGTTCCCCGGAGAGGCTGCTATCATCAATGGCCCAGATTTGAGGTATTGGATTAAACTGGCTTATCGGCTGCATTGCCCGAACAATCGGCTGGTGAGATTAATGCACATCCACTAAGTAGTAGTCACAGTTTTACGAATGCTGTAGAGCTTTAGCTGTCAAAACTCAAGGGGTGGCCATAAGATCAACAATGTTTTTATCGAGATGTTCAGCTCTCTTGTTTGGCCAGGAGACAGATTTGGGTATTGGGACCATTTTGTGCAGGAAATACAGGAAAATTGGCGTTTCATTttacatcaatttaatattttGATCGGACCATTCAGTCCTCCCTCAGAattggcagtgcagaaggagccatttggcccatcaagtccgcacagGTAATTTGAAAgtgcaccctaattaagcccacgcctccaccctgtccccctcaGCCATCCTAAACTTTggaacactaagtggcaatttagcatagccaattcacctaacctgcacatatttctcatatcatagaatttacagtgcagaaggaggccattcagcccatcgagtctgcaccggctcttggaaagagcaccctacccaacatcaacaactccaccctatccccataacccagtaaccccacccaatactaagggcaattttggacacgaagggcaatttatcatggccaatccacctaagctacacatttttggactgtgggaggaaactggagcacccggaggaaacccacgcacacacggggaggatgtgcagactccacacagacagtgacccaaaccggaatcgaacctgggaccctggagctgtgaagcgattgtgctatccacaatgctaccgtgctgcccacaaaaccggtggtgagttgtcttcttgatccactgcagtccttgatgtgtaggtacacccactatgctgttagggaggatgttCCACGATGTAGACAGTGAAGgaccggtgatatatttccaagtcggggtggtgagtgatttggaggtgaacctccaggtgagcacccggaggaaacccaagcagacacgggggaacatgcagactccacgcagtctcccgaggccggaattgaacctggtaccctggagctgtgaggcagcagtgctaatcattgtgccaccgtgccccccatATGGACTACTGCATTCAGCTgctcatttaatttttaaaaattagtcgaGAATGTCTCGAGAAGTACAACACTGATTTACAATAATGTATCCCAGGTCAGAACCACCGGAAGACTTGAAGAGCAGCAATGATAAAAAGAGAACgttctggaaaaactcaaccTGTCCAGCAACATCTGTCcagcgagaaacagagttaatgttttgaggtgCTATGACTGTGACTTGagacattaactctatttctatCTCCACAGACTGTGCCAAGACCTTCTGAGTTCGTTTTTATTTCAGTATTTTGCATTTGTCCAAGAAAACGGCAGGTTAGGTCTTCAGAATTATCAATAGTCTCAATGGAGTAGACATAGAGAAACGAGTCTGCTTGTGACTTGTTAAATATAATAGCTCACATGGTCACCAACAAATCCGAAATAGGTTTACCTAATcgctgcctggaactcgctgaggcCCAGCGGTGCTCCACCCCATGGTCCAATTAAGAATAGCATGCAAGCAATAATTTCGACATCTTCAATTTGTCAGTAATCGACTCACTTGGGCAGTCCCTTAGGGACGACAATGACTTGCTTACACACCGGGGAGGTGGATTCTGTGTTGGCTGAATGGTCCAATcctggatctgcagactctgccacatgttgggcaggtggtgtttgaagaggtgggtgggacgctctggagTCTGTGGTCTCTTTCTGCTGTTTCCGCTTATCCTCCCCATGCTCCACCCTGTGGCACTCAAGAAGATTGGGACCTTCGCAAgtgctttttctccagtttgaGCATCCTGAGGCAAGCGATTCCAACGTGAGAATGGGGATCTTGCATTCATTTAGGGAGACTTTCAAAGTGTCCCTGTATTGTTTCCTCTTCCCTCCTGGTGATTGCTTGTCATTGCGAAGCTGGGAGTAGAGACTTGTTTCAGGGGTCTTGTGTCAGGCATGTGGACAATGTGCCTGACCCATCGCAGCTGCTCGATTGTATCCAATGCCTCGACACTGggaatattggcctgggagaggctGCTCATTTTGGTAcatctatcctgccagtggactTGCAGGATTCTGGGGAGGCAGCTagtgatatctctccagggatttgatgTGTCTTCTGTACATTGCCCATGCTGCACATGCATACAGCAGGGTGGGGACCAAGGATGCTCTGTAGACCACGGGCTTAGCATTAGATTTGCAATCTTGGTCTTCAAGCACTCTGTTCCTCAGGCGCCTGAAGTCTGCACTGGTGCATTGGAGTCTTTCAcatcaggaactccctccctaacagcactgtgagcacaccttcaccacatggacaataggggttcaagaaggcagttcacaatGTTAGGGAaacaaaggttattttaaagaactTATATTTGTATCGGTAAACATGAGAAGTAAGGTATCGTTTTAAATGTGTTTAATTTAACATTtccgtgcctggaagggtaaaatctatagttagattTATGCTGGACAAACGTGTTTTTATGTGTGAGGGTTGGTTAAGTTTCAACTATATGTCTATTGtgtttagagagggctatggcatgaGGGATAAATAAAAGGTATTAACACATGGGGTTACTGAGCAACTTTAAGCTTGTAAGGTGGAGAAACATTTACTTTTTATTTTACTTAATTTGTTTGCAGTTGGAGATACATAGTGACAGAGAAAGCACTACtgacagctctgctagaagcaattGGTTTAGAAAGCTAGAGAGTGTGGAATCCATAATAAACTGTTCCTTAGTGAAGGATGTAGCCGAAACAAAATATACTCTCTGTAAACTGCAATAACCACCCCAGGACAGGCGGGGAGATAGGTTATGCAAACGAAGGATTAAAAATACTCGTTTTCTATTGATCCGAATACACTGTTTGCTATTGGCCAGATAATGCTGCCCTTTCATTGGTTTAGAATAAAAGTTCAACTATGTTGTTCTCCTTGTGCTGTGCACAAGCCAATAAAATTTGAtcaaagagtactcacgtgcctaTTTGTTAATTTCCAaaggagggaacatctctctcagtttTGCCAGCGAAAGAGCCATAcaaccagtggcggactggccagggtgtcagcttgcccgatggcaagtgggcccctgatgaagtgggccccctatatcaaataaaaatgcaataaagaaacaaacacagacaactgttttagtaataaaaaggaataagaaaaaaagagaacaggacacaaataagcagtgcatgaaaaggaacgaagcaggggaggtagtggaaggatgtggaatagggggcccgggtcgggcataattaaggaaattccatgttttcagcaagagcgtGTGAAttcaaagataaagttacaatttgtgatttgaaatggtcggcaacttcaaaggatatcaagcagtagtcttggttcagccggtacatcggcccggggcccggagagccaagaaggggcccgtgaatctctgaagggcccttcaaaagtataattaattagataaataatctccaacttctttcctgagatttgtattctaacttaataaaatatgattgtttttaaaaagagcaataccaaataaaaatgcaataaagaaacaaacaaataatcactcagtgtatgaaggaatgaagcagtgttaaacggatgtgaaaaggagtggggggggggggtggggtgggggtgcttgttcacccgggtcggacatagttggaaatccacgttttcagcaagagtgtgtgaatttaaagataaagttacagttcgtgatttgagatggtcggcatcttgaaaggatatcaagcagtacatggggtcgtgaggtcaccgaaaaggagaagcagtacctttgaccgtgaatcatgaggtcaaagatattgatgtgataagccatgatcggtaaactcaaagggttgcgacttgtaacactacactggtatcaaactggacatgttaactttggtcgtgggaccattcttaatgccttactatagtcggacaaaacttctaagtttcaacagttggctcagttgcttgctggtgtgaacactggacagtggattgtctcctcttctgaagctgcataggccacagtagtattgactaatgaacatagcctattgaagtgtaagtaagttattttattttttttatcaaagaggggtttatctggcgttccttcaagttattcttgcgatcatcaatattcatttttcccaatgtgggctatttttaattaagtttttatttcaggaatattacccctaccagcatggaaaagaaaaagcatacatctgggtcactaaaacgcaaagaacaaaaagcagaaaggaaggaatcagccaagcgatgcaggcctattacagagtttataataccacaagcacaatccacatcaatatccagttctgcaacaaataatcaagaagcaagaaacaatgctcatggtgatgatgcaatgacatgcgagttacaagaacagagaagagctactttgaatgtagagacaaatacaagtgcatccattactaatcaacccaggcccaatatttcttctggcttccttgttccggtatctgtcctgcctgtagttgcaacatctgaacacatagcttcaactagtgacagg contains:
- the LOC119976522 gene encoding uncharacterized protein LOC119976522; this encodes MARFLGMSGFYRKSVLAFSRLVAPLRDLLKKRKQIPVDSRVSTGIWRSKDYVNHAVSHSKYTKPFKVAFDASDGGCRFRLVSLWACDCIVFSGCFFVFRRRIDACADWIYFSLSSKFNQEQLCTNDDSFSQSEEIVYADLHLLVLPGRPGGYSPETPILTHSQDLTHAQGDCSAEPVYTQGDFSSDQNVRVDLSANLTQIQGDFVGEERSEYASLNMINNQSQN